The Larimichthys crocea isolate SSNF chromosome XII, L_crocea_2.0, whole genome shotgun sequence region AATTCAAAATAGTCTGGAGCTTTCTGACGGCCAGCAAAGCCCTTGATCTTTTGCAGGGCACTGACAGCTTGAGACCATTTGAACAGGGATTAGCTGATATTATCTGAGGTTTATCTTACTGAATTAGCCTGCCATAGCTGTAGCGTAGGGTTACTGCCAAAAGCAACAAGGAAAGGCCAATTCATGTCAAGTATTGTAGACAGATGTGTGTAAACTGTAATTTATCCTCCTTGTTTCCGCTCGTTGATTGATacagttaatttaaaattaTGTGGTCTACTGCAATAGGCTATGTACTATTGTATGTTTTAGCTGAATCAGAAAAACACCAGTGTTTGTCTCAAATCTTCTGGCTTTCCTCCTGTGTATGTAATATCACTGTTACGTATCAGGTGTTCACAGGTCCTGGGTTTAACCTCAGTTCTGTCACATGATTGAGGTCATACTCCTCAGGCTTTTTATAAACCAGCTAGTACAAAGACGCTCTGGTGGCACATTGATCCGATCCtcccattttttgtttttgtgttgtcttGATTTTACCAACCAACATTACctgttgtcctgtttttttatttaatttgttatttacggtatttgtttgtttattttcaatcACTTCAGCCCACACACTGAAATGCACACTGCTTTAATACAATACATGCATGCTAAGTTTTCAAAATCAAACTGTCATGTTGCAAATAATATACTTTAAGACATAAATACaagattttcattttaaaaacatacagcaaAAACATCTCCACACGCCACAAGTTTAGATAGAATGAGGCGTAGAAGTAACAAATTATCAAGTGAACTGATTTGCCGATTTGTTCAAAAAGTTGAGATATGATGAAAACAGCCATGTTTAATCACTTCACCCATCTTACTCAAtagcaacacaaaaacatttccatttatcatttaaggaaatgaaggaaataaaaaaaagattgaaaatTGATGATGTGAAGTGAAAATCTGTCAATTTATTTAGTGAACTCATTTGACATGTGACATTTTACTCAAAACAGTCTTGCTCTGACAATCGACTGGGTTGTGTTAATGACTAACATTCATCATTCACAATATACAACTGATATCTATTAttcacagcaagaaagtttTGTTACTTCtggacaaaatgtcaaacaaaaacccACATCTACTGTATTGAGAGTTTTAGACTCTCAGTACAGTCTCTGCTCTCAACTTGGCTTTACTTTGGCATGGCAGAAGTAAATCATGAGGGAAGTGAGAGATGTACATATCTACTATATGTCCACTTTATAGTGATGGTCTTAATACTACATTTGCATCTTGTTATAATGAGATATAGTAATCATTTTAACAATGTTACTTAGAATTTTTTGAAATGTTCAAAGTAGCTGACATCATTAGGTGGTGGTCACTGATGAATGAGGGTAAAATATAAGAATGAAAAAGCATGAAGGCagaaaaagaggcagacagatTAGGAGTAAGCTCCCTGAAgtatctgctctgttgagactgggaggaggaaaaagaagaagaggaggatgcagTTGGATATTTTGCAAAATTGTAAAGCCGTGGTTTCATAAATGGACTACATAAGCTCTGCTCAAAGGCTCcaatcttattttctttctttgctatTACTAAATACTACTAGTTTCTAAAGGTGTCTTGATCTTTTCAGAGAATTCAgattatttttgtgtcttttactgTATCACCATTACATGTATAGTCAACAGAACCCTTTGGACCACAGAGACTACTGAACATCATGAGCAAATATAGAGGGCCTAAAAGCCTCTTAGGACAGAGTCCGCTTACAATTCCCTTTCCGTGCACAGCATCCTTGAATAGACCACACAAAGATCCTTAAGCCAAAATCCCTCCATGGTATTTAATTCTAAATGAGTAATTACtgggtgtgtcagtgtgtcttagGTTTTGCAGGTAGGCTAAGTGAAGGAGCTCATTTGCACGCTGGCTTTGGAGTGAATTGCACTCTCACACAGACGAACATCCTGAAAGACGCTGCATCCCTGGGGGGCCGTTGAAGAACTCATTCTCTTAGGGGAGACAGACCACATACAGCCGCCAAGATGGACATGGGGGGATTGGGTAACCTGGTGGCCAACACGGCCTACCTAAAGGCTCAAGGTGGTGATGACAAGGAGATGAAGAAGCGCCGTCGCAGCTTGTCTCTCCCCAAGCAAGAGCAATGTGCTTCAGTACGAGCTTCCATTGACAATGACTTTACATCGCTTTGTGAAAGGCAACCTATAGGAAAAAAGTTTTTCCGAAACTTTCTGGCAAATAAGCCAGAATATAAGCTTTCTGCTGATTTCCTGGATGAGCTGTACGATTGGGAACTGGCTGAAGGTGCAGCAAAAGACAAAGCACGCCAAAACATCATCAACAAGTACTGCAAGGCTGACTCCAAGAACTTCCTGGCCTTTCTGACTGGGGAGGCTGCTGACAAATGCAAGTCTGTGACAGATGCCATATTTGAGGAGGTGATGAAAGGCAAAGTCCAGGATGCTGTAAGAGAATATATAAAAGGCAAACCCTTCACAGAATACAGGAACAGCCCATTCTTTGATAAATTCCTCCAGTGGAAAGAGTTTGAGAAACAACCCATAAGTGACAAATACTTCTACGAGTTCAGAACTCTTGGCAAAGGAGGCTTCGGAGAGGTAAACATGCATATAACAGATACAATTTTAaagtctgttgaaatgtgtgttaTAGCAAATCATTTATCTTTTAATGCTATTTTTAGTTACAGAACTTTTTATGTATGATGTGAAAAAACATGTATTACcaatatattttgtataatgTATGCAAGAATTGCAAGATAATAAGCATTTAACATCTTTCAGCATTGTAACAATGGTGCTAGAGAAGTAGTATTATAGTTCAGTGTCAGTGCTGTTCTATTCTTAGCAAAACCTcttgaattttttaaaattatttcttATGTTTGACAAAGCAACCATTCAGGAAGTAGTGATCTTGTTAAGAAAGGATTAATGAGTTGTTTGAAGAAAATCAAAGGATCCACAATAGACCCCTGAGGAACCTCTGAATCAAGCTCTTAGCAACAAACTTGAGTACCCAAAATAAGGCCTCTTGATAAGATAAATACAATGTCAAACATGTAGAAAACAGTTtatattaatatgttaattacaACAGTGAACTACTATAACTCAATGTAAATCTGTTGTGATTTAGAAGCAGCCCATACATAAATTTAGAGTTAAATGTGATACGATCATTTTGAAACTGCTAATGCTACTTTTTTAGCAGTGCAATGCAGTGGACAAACTCAATCCTCTGTCTAGGGAAGGAATATCAGAAGTAAATTAGTGAGACAGGTGGTAAATTTGATGCCAAGACACAGCTGCCAAGGGCTGAGCTACATTTCTTGCCCTCTGTCCTACCAGGGATTGTTAAGTAAGTCATACCAAACAAATCCCCCACTGCTGGTGTAAATGAGGGAATATTTGGTGATAGTGAAAACCTGAAATACATTATAACATCAACTGATGACTTAAAGtcaggttgttttgtttgataaacttttttttttaatgttttttatttacaattttaCTAAAGGGAACTTTAATTCCTATTACATTTACAAACAGAGGAAGTCAGACTTCAGTCTTCTGATCAGTGTAGCACAATAGTTCATGTGCTTACTTAGTGGTCTGTCTGCCAGCCTGTTACCACCTCCATTAACAAATAATCTGTCTTTCTCCAGGTATGCGCTGTTCAGGTGAAGAACACAGGCCAGATGTATGCCTGCAAGAAGTTGTGTAAAAAGCGACTGAAAAAGAAGGGTGGTGAGAAGATGGCCCTGTTGGAGAAGAAGATTTTGGAGAAGGTTAACAGCCTGTTTCTGGTCAACTTAGCCTACGCTTATGACACCAAGACCCACCTGTGCCTTGTCATGACCCTGATGAATGGAGGAGACCTCAGGTACCACATTTATAACATAGGCTATGATGGCAAGGGTGTCGACAAGGGCATTGAGATGAAGCGCATCATCCACTACACAGCCCAGATCACCACCGGCATTCTGCATCTGCACGAAATGAATATCATATATCGTGACATGAAGCCAGAGAACGTGTTGCTGGATAGCGTAGGCCAGTGCCGACTTTCAGATTTGGGTCTGGCCATAGAGATTACTCCAGGGAAGGCTGTTACCCAGATGGTGAGTagccacacacaaaacaactgtTCTGTTTGAAATGACAAATACTGGTCTCttcacaacacaatacaaaaatgGAGCACAATAAAGTAGTATACTAAGTTGCACTCTCAAAGCCATTTGGGTGCTGTTTACGGGAGGACATTGAAAATAGGAATCATAATAAGATTTAGATACCCTAAAGAGCCAGTTCATGTATTATTCAAAGTCTCTGAAGTTGCATACACCAAAGGGCAGGCCGGGTCCTTGCTAAACTTTAGTTCAACAAAAATTTAAATCATCGCCTTCAGAGTTGAGCTAAGTTTACACATTGTCAGACAGAAagtcaaacagaaaataaaaaaataaaaaaacagagagcacTGGTGATATCTCATCTACATCTCCACCATATCAATGTTCACTTATCCTAAGATGAGGATGAAGCTAAAAACTGGACCCAGGCccttttactttaaatgtggACAGGGATTACTGGATTGCTTAAAGTCTCTGAATCCATTATATAAGTCATCCTTTAGCCTATAGCCTGTCCTAACCTTGAAAGTCCAATGCTTGTTAAAGTAGCAGTCAATAAATGTAAGAAGGTTTCTCCCAGCACCTTGGTTGCAGAGATTTAGTAGAGGCATTACATTGGAGAGTTTCTTCAACACTTTACAAAGCCTGTAAACTGTAATTCCTCTTGCCTCGAGAAAGAGTAACACAGATGTCATCAGTGAGTTCAGCTTGATGTTGGCTGCACGGGCATGTATTATACAGCATGGCCACAACCTAATAAAATCATTGATAGAACAACATTACACAACATTATCTGttaaatatttcttcttttcatttttgtctcaTAATTGCCACATTATTTTACACCATACCTCACGAGGGCTAACCTATAGATGACCTGAAAAAAAGAACCTTGCAAGGGTTTTCTTTTCAGGGTTTCTACTGGACGTACTTGCACTAGTGAAGAGTAAGCTCTCTGTTCTATGAAAGTCCAGTAAGCTCATTATCCAGTACGCTGATGCTCCTCATCCAGCTAAAATGACTGGGCTAACTTCGTACAGACAAGGCTGGCTTTGGTCCCCTAATCCTCTTAGTAGGCATTACACAAGTCTGTCCCTGATTAGATTGACAGCTCCAGGTAAAAAACCTATGTTGAATATGCCATACTAACATGACATGTTAGTTTGTACAACAAAGCAACTTCAACCAGACTGAAAAATGTATATGAGACCtgttcctgaaataaataagatCAGAGTTTAACAGATTTGTATACTAACAGATATGGGAGTATTAGGACAAACAAGTCTTTCATGCAAAGTTTGGTCCATGGAGATGTAGAATCATGCCATCATTAATCAGTCAGAAGAGCCTATCCAGGCACACGTATGGCAAAGTCttgtcacattaaaataaaggaCAGATCTTAAAGTAGTTtagtgaaagaaataaaatgtacttcttTGAGCTCATGCTAAATGTCTCTTAggtcttatattatattatataagttTCTGTAAAGGAGAGTGGATACAACACTTCATGTGCTATCTTCTAAAAAAGATTTTCATGAGACGTACAGTAGCAAAGCGTAAGCTCTCGACTTTAAGCCAGTTTACGGTCTGCATGCATTAATTTATGCATTAGAGGCATTGTACATTTCTGCTGGTGGTTATAGTGTCCAGAAAT contains the following coding sequences:
- the grk7a gene encoding rhodopsin kinase grk7a produces the protein MDMGGLGNLVANTAYLKAQGGDDKEMKKRRRSLSLPKQEQCASVRASIDNDFTSLCERQPIGKKFFRNFLANKPEYKLSADFLDELYDWELAEGAAKDKARQNIINKYCKADSKNFLAFLTGEAADKCKSVTDAIFEEVMKGKVQDAVREYIKGKPFTEYRNSPFFDKFLQWKEFEKQPISDKYFYEFRTLGKGGFGEVCAVQVKNTGQMYACKKLCKKRLKKKGGEKMALLEKKILEKVNSLFLVNLAYAYDTKTHLCLVMTLMNGGDLRYHIYNIGYDGKGVDKGIEMKRIIHYTAQITTGILHLHEMNIIYRDMKPENVLLDSVGQCRLSDLGLAIEITPGKAVTQMAGTGAYMAPELLNKTPYRTSVDWWALGCSIYEMVAGYTPFKGAESKKEKVEKEEVQRRILNEEPKWDHKCFDPVTKDIIQQFLKKKIDERLGMKNNMEDPRKHEWFKSINFPRLEAGLVDPPWKPKPNVVYAKDTDEIAEFSDIKGIEFDAKDDKFFKEFSTGAVPIQWQQEMVETGLFDELNDPNRKEGGGGGDPDGGQKSGTCIML